A region of the Candidatus Thermoplasmatota archaeon genome:
AGCGCCTCGGACAGTCGCCCCCGCTGACGGCCGTTGACCACCCAGACCGGGGTCCCAAGCTCCGCGATCGTTGCGATGGCGCGGGCCTTGCCGGCCATCCCTCCGGTCACGTCGGGCCCTCGCGCGCCCGCGAGGCTCTGGCGGCGCAGCTCGTCGGGCGCAAACGACGGAACGAGGCGGGCGCCGGGCTCTTCCGGGGGGCGGTCGAAGATGCCGTCGACGTCGGTCACGAAGACGACGCGCGAGGGCTTCGTCTCGCGCGCAAGCCACCACGCGATGTCATCCCCCGAGAGGACGGAAACGCCGCGCAACTCGTCGTGCACGAGATCGCCGTGCGTGACCGGCGTGAGGCCGAGGTCGAGCGCGTGGCCGAAGGGGGAAACGTCCAGGAACGCGAGCTTTCCGTCGCGGTTGGCGGCCACGGGGTACGGCGGGATCGCGACGGGGTGGAGGCCGCTTGCGCCCAAGGACTCGAGCACCTGCACGTTGAGGAGGCGCATGTCGAGATGGATCTCCGAGAGGGGGCCGAGCTGGGAGCGGTCCACGAGCCCTTGGTGGATCCCGTGCTTCTTGGCAAGCGTGTGGCCGAAGGAGCCGGCGCCGTGGATAACGACGAGCGGCTCGGTCGCCTTGGCAAGCTCGCGCCCGAGCGCGTGGATCACGGCCGTGTCGGCCACCTGGCGCGCGCCCTTGGGCGCGATGAGCCCTCCGCCGAGCTTGACGAGGATCATTGGATCCGGACCCCCGGCTCGGGCACCGACAAGACGTAGGCCAGCGCGCCGCGCTCCTCCACGATGCGCGCGACCTCGCGCGGCGCGTCCGTGAGGGCGACCATGCAG
Encoded here:
- a CDS encoding isopentenyl phosphate kinase, coding for MILVKLGGGLIAPKGARQVADTAVIHALGRELAKATEPLVVIHGAGSFGHTLAKKHGIHQGLVDRSQLGPLSEIHLDMRLLNVQVLESLGASGLHPVAIPPYPVAANRDGKLAFLDVSPFGHALDLGLTPVTHGDLVHDELRGVSVLSGDDIAWWLARETKPSRVVFVTDVDGIFDRPPEEPGARLVPSFAPDELRRQSLAGARGPDVTGGMAGKARAIATIAELGTPVWVVNGRQRGRLSEALQGGRPVGTVVTP